The Halorubrum salinarum genome segment TAGCCGAGGTGCGCGAACTCGACGAGCCCCCGGAGTCGGTGGCCGACGCCGCCGCGGTGGATCACCGTCCGCGGGCGGCGCTCGCGGAACGCCTCGGCGACCGCCGCGGCGTCGTCGAGGTCGCCCTCGAAGGCGGTCCACGCCTCGCCGACCGTGCCGGGGAGGTGCGCGTACGACGAGCCGAAGCCGGCGCAGCCCGTCTCCTTCGCGGTCCGACGGGCGCGGGCGTTCTGGTGGGGGAGGAGCTTCGTGTTGTACGTCTCGACGGCGTCGATCCGGGCGGCGTGCGCGTCCACCTCGGGCCGCGTGAGCGAGATGGTGGCGAATCCGGGGTGCGGGACGAGGACGGCCGCGTCCTGGCGCTCGAACTCGGCCATGGCGCCCTCGAAGGTGATGTAGTCGGGGACCGGGTCGGAGAGCCCGAGCGCTAGGAGGTGCCGCCGGTTCCCCCAGTCGCCGGTGAACACCTCGCGGGCGGGGACGACGGTCAGCTCGTCGTCGGTGTAGCGGGCCGCGCGCTCGCGGACCGTCGGGAGCCGCGTGAAGTGCGGCGCGTACACGAGCGCGTCGATCCCGCGGGCCTTCGCGCGGGCGACGACCTCGTCGTCGAGCACCTTGACGTGGGCGTCGACGCGCGTTTGCGATCGGGTCACGGTCGCACGGTCGTCGCGCCCGCGCAAAGGCGTATCGTTCGACGACGACGGTGCCGCGATCGCCGGGCGGACCGCGGGGCGGCGGCCCGTCCCGGGATCCCGCCGAGTTGGGAAACCGTTAATCCCCCTCGGGCGAGTGTTCCGGGTATGGCCCCTCGCTGGACGTGCGGCATCGGCGACTGCGACGCCGCCTTCGACGACGTGGAGGCGGCGATCGTCCACCAGACGAACGACCACCAGCGCCACGAGTGCAAGGTGTGCGGCACGATCGTCCCGGACGGCTACTTCGCGATCCGCCACGCGTTCGACGAGCACACCCGCGCCGAGTTCGTCCGCGCGTACGACGCCGACTCCGCGGCGGTCCGGCGCCGCGAGGAGATCAAAGGCGAGATCGAGGCCGCCGCGGACCTCCAGCGCGTCGTCGAGGAGCTCGACCGGAACGTCTGACTCGGTCCCCCGAGCCGCCGTTTACAGCACCCGCTTCCCGAACGCGCTCGCCGCGAGCTCCGTCGCCAGCTCCGCCGTCTCGTTGTGCTGGTCGAGCGTCGGGTTCACCTCGACGAGCTCCATCGACCGGAGCGCGTCCGTCTCGTCGACGATCTCCATCGCGCTGTGCGCCTCGCGGTAGGTGGCGCCGCCGCGGACGGGCGTCCCGACGCCGGGCGCCGCGTTCGGGTCGAGGAAGTCCAGGTCGAGGCTGACGTGGATCCCGTCGACGCCGGCCGAGGCGACCGACAGCGCCTCCTCGGTCACGTCCGTGATCCCGCGCTCGTCGATGTCCGACATCGTGTACGCCGCGAACCCGCGCTCCCTGAGCAGCTCCGCCTCCGCCCCGTCGACCGACCGGAGCCCGACCAGGGCGACGTTCTCCGGCGAGAGCCCCGGCGCGGTCGCCCACTCGGCGTCCGCGAACTCGCCGATCCCGAGGGCGGCCGCCAGCGGCATCCCGTGGACGTTGCCAGACGGCGTCGTGGCGGGCGTGTTGAGGTCGGCGTGCGCGTCGAACCACACGGCGCCGATGTCCGCGTCGCGCGCGGAGCCGGAGAGGCTCCCGATGGCGATCGAGTGGTCGCCGCCGAGCGCGAGCGGCACGTCGCCGGCGGCGAGCGTCGCGGCGACCTCGTCGCCGAGTTCCCGGCAGACGTCGGCGGTCTCGCGGAGGAACTTCGCTTTCCCCTCGCTCGGCGCGTCCGCGTCCGGGTCGCGCTCCTCCGCCCGCGGGACGGGGAGGTCGCCCGCGTCGACCGCCTCGACGCCCGCGCCGGCGAGCTGGTCCGCGAGCCCGCCGTACCGGATCGCCGACGGTCCCATGTCGACTCCGCGTCGGTTCGCCCCGTAGTCGGTCGGCGCGCCGATGATCCTGACCGTGGTCATACCGGGTACGCGACGCCGCGGCGCTTGAATGGTGGGGATCGACGCGGCCGCGACTCCGAGGTCGACGTCGAACGCCCGATTCGCCTCGCCGGATCGGACACCGTTTTGCGCCCGGGCCGCCACGAGGCGGTCATGGGCAGTTCCGATTCCTAC includes the following:
- the rocF gene encoding arginase, producing MTTVRIIGAPTDYGANRRGVDMGPSAIRYGGLADQLAGAGVEAVDAGDLPVPRAEERDPDADAPSEGKAKFLRETADVCRELGDEVAATLAAGDVPLALGGDHSIAIGSLSGSARDADIGAVWFDAHADLNTPATTPSGNVHGMPLAAALGIGEFADAEWATAPGLSPENVALVGLRSVDGAEAELLRERGFAAYTMSDIDERGITDVTEEALSVASAGVDGIHVSLDLDFLDPNAAPGVGTPVRGGATYREAHSAMEIVDETDALRSMELVEVNPTLDQHNETAELATELAASAFGKRVL
- a CDS encoding DUF7565 family protein translates to MAPRWTCGIGDCDAAFDDVEAAIVHQTNDHQRHECKVCGTIVPDGYFAIRHAFDEHTRAEFVRAYDADSAAVRRREEIKGEIEAAADLQRVVEELDRNV
- a CDS encoding PHP domain-containing protein — its product is MRGRDDRATVTRSQTRVDAHVKVLDDEVVARAKARGIDALVYAPHFTRLPTVRERAARYTDDELTVVPAREVFTGDWGNRRHLLALGLSDPVPDYITFEGAMAEFERQDAAVLVPHPGFATISLTRPEVDAHAARIDAVETYNTKLLPHQNARARRTAKETGCAGFGSSYAHLPGTVGEAWTAFEGDLDDAAAVAEAFRERRPRTVIHRGGVGHRLRGLVEFAHLGYENTWAKLDRMFLSGNEPTLPSNVAYEGRFDDVSVYE